In Haematobia irritans isolate KBUSLIRL chromosome 1, ASM5000362v1, whole genome shotgun sequence, a genomic segment contains:
- the LOC142221757 gene encoding uncharacterized protein LOC142221757 has translation MKKFSANFLIIFIAIFNPIICASELIHIEGKIGNGNKEQIFRVSEKFESSPHMSIVYSLRYNHGKGQDEESNGKISEPVEHFKHNELVKNDYHIPVASNDPNGKINGNNLLMTPKINGLLPSTSEQYENGDKFQVPNELEVIATLDAVEILRSAVSNLVEPSRIAESVFRLSEISQPPTSLPIQRKPGYFQNNNEQTYDLDDNKIESIPNENVNVLPTNDFGSIATPSDDNTLDYSDLISSIFDLGNGTGYVTYNNTEYEEGSLSSQGNNGEFGEQDHDISDSKNKKDIIGSIYNNSGITYTSNAKRTNSSSTGDTEENKIGHSIDLGDCLKKNGEICMKLQNYPNKSLLEKLITKKYPYLEMFFNDEFLNPENIMPRIEDTEIEESLCPSRVSIYSPDGYRTNLGSWEAVVNTPKYKQVIISEECLDEGEPCRMCSSPNGYKAICKQKYIYRSFLVLKNDTTLTRGEPLKIPSTCACVLKSG, from the exons ATAATATGTGCAAGTGAACTCATTCACATCGAAGGCAAAATTGGAAATGGTAACAAAGAGCAAATCTTTAGAGTATCGGAAAAATTTGAATCATCCCCGCATATGTCCATAGTGTACTCTTTAAGATATAACCATGGCAAGGGTCAAGATGAAGAATCGAATGGGAAAATATCAGAGCCAGTTGAACATTTCAAACACAATGAGTTGGTCAAGAATGATTATCATATTCCTGTGGCGTCAAATGatccaaatggaaaaattaatgGAAATAATCTCCTAATGACACCCAAAATAAATGGCCTGCTGCCATCAACATCAGAACAATATGAAAATGGTGATAAATTTCAAGTACCCAATGAATTGGAAGTGATCGCAACTTTAGATGCCGTGGAG ATACTTCGATCCGCTGTATCCAATCTTGTTGAACCAAGCCGTATTGCGGAAAGTGTTTTCAGATTATCGGAAATATCGCAACCACCCACATCCTTGCCAATCCAAAGAAAACCCggatattttcaaaacaataaTGAACAAACATACGATTTAGATGATAATAAGATTGAGTCAATTCCTAACGAAAATGTCAATGTATTGCCTACCAATGACTTTGGCTCTATCGCTACACCAAGTGACGATAATACTCTAGACTACAGTGATTTAATTAGCAGCATTTTTGATCTCGGCAATGGAACTGGATACGTTACGTATAAT AATACCGAATATGAAGAGGGCTCACTATCAAGTCAAGGAAACAATGGAGAATTTGGTGAACAAGATCACGATATTTCagatagtaaaaataaaaaagatattATTGGCTCCATTTATAATAATTCTGGAATTACATATACAAGTAACGCCAAAAGAACAAATTCGAGTTCAACTGGTGATACTGAAGAG AATAAAATTGGACATTCCATTGACCTTGGTGATTGTTTAAAGAAGAATGGTGAAATTTGTATGAAACTACAAAACTATCCAAATAAATCATTATTGGAAAAACTTATTACAAAGAAATATCCGTATCTGGAAATGTTTTTCAACGATGAATTTCTTAACCCAGAAAATATTATGCCTCGCATCGAGGATACCGAAATCGAGGAGAGCCTGTGTCCAAGTCGAGTAAGCATATATAGTCCAGATGGTTATCGTACCAATTTGGGATCATGGGAAGCGGTTGTGAATACACCCAAATACAAGCAGGTCATCATTAGCGAGGAGTGCCT aGACGAGGGTGAACCTTGCAGAATGTGTTCCTCACCAAATGGCTATAAAGCCATATGTAAACAGAAGTACATCTATCGAAGTTTCTTAGTTCTCAAAAATGACACGACACTTACTAGAGGGGAGCCGCTGAAAATACCATCTACTTGTGCATGTGTGCTAAAATcaggttga
- the LOC142221758 gene encoding uncharacterized protein LOC142221758, translating to MKAFILMSCLALAAAKPEAGYAYNRPGGGGGAGGSGGGGFGGSGGFGGGGSGGFGGGGGSGGFGGGGSGGFGGGGFGGGSGGFGGGGSGGFGGGGSGGFGGGGSGGFGGGFGGGSGGGFGGGGGGGGALGGFGGGGGGGTLVQKNVYVHVAPEEPEEIRPRNNIPVAQAQKNYKIIFIKAPSPPSYQAPVIPVQPQNEEKTLVYVLVKRPEEQQDIVIPTPAPTQPSKPEVYFIKYKTQKDGGSGGGSGGGLGGGLGGGLGGGLGGGLGGGLGGGLGGGSGGGFGGGSGGGLGGGSGSGLGGGLGGGSGGGLGVGIGGGAPSTSYGPPGKSGPY from the exons ATGAAGGCTTTTATATTAATGTCGTGTTTGGCTTTGGCAGCGGCCAAGCCTGAAGCCGGTTATGCTTATAATAGGcccggtggtggtggtggtgctggTGGTAGTGGCGGTGGTGGATTCGGGGGTAGTGGCGGTTTCGGCGGCGGTGGTTCGGGAGGATTTGGTGGTGGCGGTGGTAGTGGAGGATTCGGTGGTGGTGGTAGCGGTGGATTCGGTGGTGGTGGTTTCGGTGGAGGATCCGGAGGCTTTGGTGGTGGCGGCTCTGGAGGTTTTGGAGGAGGTGGCTCTGGAGGTTTCGGTGGTGGTGGTAGCGGAGGCTTCGGTGGTGGTTTTGGTGGAG GTTCTGGTGGAGGttttggtggtggtggtggcggcgGTGGTGCCCTTGGTGGTTTTGGcggcggtggtggtggtggcaccTTGGTCCAGAAAAATGTTTATGTCCATGTGGCACCTGAGGAACCCGAGGAGATTCGTCCCCGTAATAATATTCCCGTTGCTCAAGCCCAAAAGAACTACAAAATCATCTTCATTAAGGCTCCATCTCCTCCTTCTTATCAAGCTCCTGTTATTCCCGTTCAACCACAAAACGAAGAAAAGACATTGGTTTATGTGTTGGTGAAGAGACCAGAAGAACAACAAGACATTGTCATTCCCACACCAGCTCCTACTCAACCATCCAAGCCCGAAGTATACTTCATCAAATACAAGACTCAAAAGGATGGTGGTAGTGGAGGCGGATCTGGTGGAGGTCTTGGTGGTGGCCTTGGAGGAGGTTTAGGTGGTGGTCTTGGTGGTGGTTTAGGCGGTGGTTTAGGTGGTGGTCTTGGAGGCGGTTCCGGTGGAGGTTTCGGAGGCGGTTCTGGTGGAGGTCTAGGCGGTGGTTCCGGTAGCGGTTTAGGTGGTGGCCTAGGTGGAGGATCTGGTGGCGGTCTTGGTGTTGGCATTGGTGGCGGTGCTCCTTCGACCAGCTATGGCCCTCCTGGCAAATCTGGACCTTATTAA